The Apibacter raozihei genome contains a region encoding:
- the mgtA gene encoding magnesium-translocating P-type ATPase: MNPMNHTTPKGISNFEKNSTTKLQMVAKNDSNLFYAMLESSEKGLSTSTVEEKIKKFGYNEIEHEKAPSWYKQFIMAFFNPFIAVLFVLVIISAIMDVCIVPPDERDYKTILVVGSMIILSSLLRFWQEYSSNRAAENLKNMVKTTATVFRRNKGKTEVNIRDIVPGDIIYLSAGDMIPADVRIIKSKDLFVSQAILTGESHPLEKREYTIPDADKKSPLELENLCFMGTNVVSGTATAIVVTTGNHTYLGSIGKAISGKRTETSFDKGVNKVSWLLIRYMLVMVPLVFLINGLTKENWLEALLFAVAIAVGLTPEMLPMIVTANLAKGAKNMSKQKVIVKKLNAIQNIGAMDILCTDKTGTLTIDKIVLERHLNVLGHEDDEVLKWAYLNSYHQTGLKNLLDIAVLEHVEIHEYLKVEEDYVKIDEIPFDFQRRRMSVILEQKNKKHLLICKGAVEEMLNLCSHAFYPGENSKIHTETDSIVPIDPKMRETVLQTSKKLNEDGLRVLLVAIKEYENHDTDYTVEEESNLILTGFIGFLDPAKPSAKPALENLQKLGIKVKVLTGDNDIVTKKICRDVGIPFQEILLGTDIEHLSDSELSDKINEISIFAKLNPIQKSRIVTLLQKQNHTVGFMGDGINDAPALRNADVGISVDTAVDIAKESADIILLEKDLMVLQKGVIYGRRTFGNIIKYIKMTTSSNFGNMFSMIGASIFLPFLPMRPIQLLIQNLLYDISQTSIPWDKMDKEFMEKPQKWDAKGISRFMMYIGPISSIFDYITFAVMYFVFKANSLEHQNLFQTGWFVEGLLSQTLIVHMIRTRKIPFIQSWATAPVVALTSLIMLIGIAIPFTPFAKAIYMEPLPLSYFPWLIGILTGYCLLTQFVKNLFIKKFNQWL, from the coding sequence ATGAACCCCATGAACCATACTACTCCCAAAGGAATTTCAAACTTTGAAAAAAACTCCACCACGAAACTTCAGATGGTAGCAAAAAATGACAGCAACTTATTTTATGCTATGTTAGAAAGCAGTGAAAAGGGTTTAAGTACATCTACCGTAGAAGAAAAAATAAAAAAATTCGGATACAACGAAATAGAGCATGAAAAAGCCCCCTCCTGGTATAAACAATTTATAATGGCTTTTTTTAACCCCTTTATTGCAGTTCTGTTTGTACTGGTGATTATATCTGCAATCATGGATGTATGTATTGTTCCTCCGGACGAACGCGATTACAAAACCATTCTTGTCGTGGGCTCTATGATCATATTAAGTTCCTTATTGAGATTTTGGCAGGAATACAGCAGTAACCGTGCAGCTGAAAACCTGAAAAACATGGTAAAAACCACTGCTACCGTATTCAGGAGAAACAAAGGAAAAACAGAAGTAAACATAAGAGATATTGTTCCCGGAGATATTATTTATCTAAGTGCGGGAGATATGATTCCTGCTGATGTACGTATTATTAAATCCAAAGACCTTTTTGTTAGCCAGGCTATACTTACGGGAGAATCTCATCCTTTGGAAAAAAGAGAATATACCATACCCGACGCTGATAAAAAGTCACCTCTTGAACTTGAAAACTTATGCTTTATGGGAACCAACGTGGTTAGCGGAACAGCTACGGCTATCGTAGTCACAACCGGTAACCATACGTATTTAGGTTCAATTGGTAAGGCTATAAGTGGAAAACGGACAGAAACCAGTTTTGACAAAGGAGTGAATAAAGTAAGCTGGTTATTGATCCGGTATATGCTCGTAATGGTTCCTTTAGTTTTTCTTATTAACGGATTAACCAAAGAAAACTGGCTGGAAGCTTTGCTTTTTGCCGTTGCTATTGCTGTAGGATTAACTCCGGAAATGCTCCCGATGATTGTAACTGCCAATCTCGCCAAAGGGGCAAAAAACATGAGTAAACAAAAAGTTATCGTAAAAAAATTAAATGCCATACAAAATATTGGAGCTATGGATATCCTGTGTACAGATAAAACAGGTACACTGACAATAGATAAAATTGTTTTGGAAAGACATCTGAACGTATTAGGACACGAAGATGATGAAGTATTAAAATGGGCATATTTAAACAGTTATCACCAAACAGGATTAAAAAATCTTTTAGACATTGCTGTATTAGAACACGTGGAAATTCACGAATATCTGAAAGTGGAAGAAGATTATGTAAAAATTGATGAAATTCCGTTTGATTTTCAACGAAGAAGAATGAGTGTAATTCTGGAACAAAAAAATAAAAAACACCTTCTTATTTGTAAGGGGGCCGTTGAAGAAATGCTAAATCTATGTTCCCATGCATTTTACCCGGGAGAAAACTCTAAAATTCATACAGAAACTGATTCCATCGTTCCTATAGATCCTAAAATGAGGGAAACCGTTTTGCAAACCTCTAAAAAATTGAATGAAGACGGACTAAGAGTTTTACTTGTAGCAATCAAGGAATATGAAAATCATGATACAGATTACACTGTTGAGGAAGAATCTAATCTTATTCTTACAGGATTTATCGGATTTCTGGATCCTGCAAAACCTTCTGCAAAACCTGCGCTGGAAAACCTTCAAAAACTGGGAATCAAAGTTAAAGTCTTGACAGGCGATAACGACATTGTTACCAAAAAAATATGCCGGGATGTAGGGATTCCCTTTCAGGAAATTTTATTAGGAACAGATATCGAACATTTAAGCGATTCCGAACTTTCAGATAAAATTAATGAAATTAGTATTTTTGCCAAACTTAATCCCATACAAAAATCAAGAATCGTTACACTCCTTCAGAAACAAAACCATACGGTAGGCTTTATGGGCGATGGCATAAATGATGCTCCGGCGTTACGAAATGCCGATGTAGGCATATCGGTAGATACTGCTGTGGATATTGCTAAAGAAAGTGCAGATATCATACTTCTTGAAAAAGATTTAATGGTTCTTCAAAAAGGAGTTATTTATGGACGAAGAACATTTGGGAATATTATCAAATACATTAAAATGACCACCAGCAGTAATTTTGGAAATATGTTTAGCATGATCGGAGCTAGTATTTTTCTACCCTTTTTACCTATGCGCCCTATACAGCTACTTATCCAAAACTTGCTTTATGATATATCTCAGACTTCCATTCCCTGGGATAAAATGGACAAAGAGTTTATGGAAAAACCTCAAAAATGGGATGCAAAAGGAATCAGTCGCTTTATGATGTACATTGGTCCCATTAGTTCAATCTTTGACTATATAACTTTTGCCGTAATGTATTTTGTATTCAAAGCAAATTCACTTGAACATCAAAACCTTTTTCAGACCGGCTGGTTTGTAGAAGGCCTTTTATCCCAAACCCTTATCGTACATATGATACGTACACGAAAAATACCTTTTATTCAAAGTTGGGCAACCGCACCGGTAGTTGCATTAACTTCTTTGATTATGCTTATAGGCATCGCTATTCCATTCACTCCTTTTGCCAAGGCCATATATATGGAGCCTTTACCTCTAAGTTACTTCCCGTGGTTGATAGGAATACTTACCGGTTATTGCCTGTTAACTCAGTTTGTTAAAAACCTGTTTATCAAAAAATTTAACCAATGGCTTTAA
- a CDS encoding response regulator transcription factor has product MNILLVEDDLRVSELIKRGLEEEGFTITTAFDGLSGKKLVIMHEYDLLITDIILPEINGLDLCKEVRIIKPELPILMLTALGTTDDKIEGFDAGADDYLVKPFEMRELAARIKVLLKRSSKNKSGFILKFSDLEMNLKTKIVKRNNQELSLTPKEFKLLEFLLQNQGRVISRTEIAEKVWDTHFDTGTNFIDVYINYLRKKVDKGFDNKLIHTKSGMGFILKSEV; this is encoded by the coding sequence ATGAATATTCTTCTGGTTGAAGACGATTTAAGGGTTTCCGAGCTTATAAAAAGGGGTTTGGAAGAAGAAGGTTTTACTATTACGACAGCTTTTGACGGTTTATCCGGTAAAAAGCTCGTAATAATGCATGAGTATGACTTATTAATTACAGATATCATATTACCGGAAATAAACGGGCTGGATCTTTGTAAAGAAGTGAGAATAATTAAACCGGAACTTCCTATTTTAATGCTTACCGCATTAGGAACCACTGATGATAAAATTGAAGGATTTGATGCCGGAGCTGATGATTACTTGGTAAAACCGTTTGAAATGAGAGAATTGGCAGCTAGAATTAAAGTTCTGCTGAAAAGAAGTTCTAAAAACAAATCAGGATTTATTTTGAAATTTTCTGATCTGGAAATGAACTTAAAAACCAAAATTGTTAAGAGAAATAACCAGGAATTGAGCCTTACCCCCAAAGAATTCAAACTTTTGGAATTTTTACTGCAAAATCAGGGTAGAGTTATCTCAAGAACGGAAATTGCTGAAAAGGTTTGGGATACCCATTTTGATACCGGAACAAATTTTATTGATGTCTATATTAATTATCTGCGAAAAAAAGTAGACAAAGGATTTGACAATAAACTAATACATACAAAGTCAGGAATGGGTTTCATACTAAAATCGGAAGTATGA
- a CDS encoding HAMP domain-containing sensor histidine kinase: MKIRTKLTLLFSLVTASILLLFASVIYYSAKQNRNTEFYSLLKKEAITKANLFFDAKVPSQTLQQIYHNNTKTINEVEVAIYNSSFHLLYHDAVDIDFVKETPAMINDIYKKGEIKFYQGDWQVIGLLYKFENKNYVITAAAYDQFGYNELSTLLKNTCIIFIISIIFIFIAGYYFSKKAFEPVKEITDRMNEISASHLNLRLEANPNKDELSDLTVTFNQMLTRLEKSFEAQKHFVSNISHELRTPLAAMIAELELSVNKNKTSEEYKIILQNSLSDAKKITKLSNSLLDFAKASYDPSEIAYKPVRIDEILLDACQQVQQANPGYKTNLLFGNDFLHDNQILVNGNEYLLKVAFVNLLENGCKFSEDHLCQVSISFFCNTIQIEFADLGIGISQEDIPHIFTPFYRGKNKEFTYGNGIGLSLTKKIILLHSGTVTISNNLHKGTTFTLQLPHL, translated from the coding sequence ATGAAAATACGAACCAAATTAACTCTCCTATTTTCTCTTGTTACCGCATCCATTCTTTTGCTATTTGCATCAGTAATCTATTATTCTGCGAAACAAAACCGAAACACGGAATTTTATTCTTTATTAAAAAAAGAAGCAATTACTAAGGCTAATCTTTTTTTCGACGCCAAAGTACCCTCCCAAACGCTTCAACAAATCTATCATAACAATACCAAAACAATTAATGAAGTAGAAGTAGCAATTTACAATAGTTCTTTCCATCTTCTATATCACGATGCTGTAGATATAGATTTTGTTAAAGAGACTCCTGCCATGATTAATGATATTTACAAAAAAGGAGAAATTAAATTTTATCAGGGAGACTGGCAGGTCATTGGATTACTCTATAAATTTGAAAATAAAAACTATGTAATAACCGCTGCGGCTTATGATCAATTTGGGTATAACGAATTAAGCACTTTACTAAAAAATACCTGTATCATTTTCATTATCTCCATCATTTTTATTTTTATTGCCGGATATTACTTTTCTAAAAAAGCCTTCGAGCCGGTTAAAGAAATCACTGACAGAATGAATGAAATATCCGCAAGTCATCTGAATCTGAGACTGGAAGCCAATCCTAACAAAGACGAACTCTCCGATTTAACGGTTACCTTTAATCAAATGCTTACCCGGCTGGAAAAATCGTTTGAAGCACAAAAACATTTTGTTTCTAATATTTCCCACGAATTACGAACACCTTTAGCTGCCATGATAGCAGAGCTGGAACTTTCCGTAAATAAGAATAAAACATCTGAAGAGTATAAAATTATACTTCAAAATTCATTATCAGATGCAAAAAAAATAACCAAACTATCCAATAGCCTTCTGGATTTTGCCAAAGCAAGCTATGATCCATCAGAAATAGCTTATAAACCGGTACGAATAGACGAAATTCTGCTGGATGCATGTCAGCAGGTACAACAGGCAAATCCCGGATATAAAACCAATCTGCTTTTTGGAAATGATTTTCTGCATGATAATCAGATTCTGGTTAACGGCAATGAATATCTGCTTAAAGTAGCTTTTGTAAATTTACTGGAAAACGGTTGTAAATTTTCTGAAGACCACCTCTGCCAGGTTTCCATTTCATTTTTCTGTAACACCATCCAAATCGAATTTGCAGATCTGGGTATTGGCATTTCTCAAGAAGACATTCCTCATATTTTCACTCCCTTTTACAGGGGAAAAAATAAAGAGTTTACCTATGGAAACGGAATAGGTCTGTCATTAACAAAAAAAATTATCCTTTTACATTCCGGTACTGTTACCATAAGCAACAATTTACACAAAGGAACTACCTTCACTTTACAGCTTCCTCATCTGTAA
- a CDS encoding efflux RND transporter periplasmic adaptor subunit encodes MKHTKIRDLSLLVLGIFIMGSCHKQTSKEEEQSYTITGNIITLSEDSNISKKLKLETVKSEWLSPDLSTVGVVRAIPTGYAEIAPPFAGRIIKSFVRLGQKVEIGSPLFSISSPEYFNAQKEYFDARQEYSLSNLNLKRQRDLLQHGVGIQRELEEARTDFETKRSALENATAALKIFNINPNNLRLGQPLVVTSPIKGEIITSSIVIGQYVKEDAEPIATIAELNKVWIAGQIKEKDLGFINKLNEVNIKLEAFPDKVITGKIYHVNEMVDEETRSVEVLIECINSDKTLKPGMYVNVHFLNEPEQAVTVPTQAIYQMNDEQFVLVQVDKNKFVRRKVETKDISKDKTEIKSGVKAGEKIVTEGGIYLLEVQ; translated from the coding sequence ATGAAACATACAAAAATCCGCGACCTGTCCTTACTTGTATTAGGAATATTTATCATGGGTTCATGTCATAAACAGACATCCAAAGAAGAAGAGCAAAGTTATACGATAACTGGCAATATCATTACCTTATCTGAAGATTCCAATATAAGTAAGAAATTAAAACTGGAAACAGTTAAAAGTGAATGGTTAAGCCCTGATTTGTCTACCGTAGGAGTTGTAAGAGCTATACCCACTGGTTATGCGGAAATAGCTCCTCCTTTTGCAGGTAGAATTATAAAATCATTTGTTAGACTGGGACAAAAGGTAGAAATAGGTTCTCCTCTTTTTTCCATTAGCTCCCCGGAATATTTTAATGCCCAAAAAGAATATTTTGATGCTCGGCAGGAATACTCTTTATCCAACTTAAATCTTAAAAGACAACGAGATTTATTACAGCACGGAGTAGGAATACAAAGGGAACTAGAAGAAGCCAGAACAGATTTTGAAACTAAAAGATCTGCACTTGAAAATGCAACTGCAGCACTAAAAATATTTAACATCAACCCTAACAATCTCAGATTAGGCCAGCCCCTGGTAGTCACTTCACCCATCAAAGGAGAAATTATCACTAGCAGCATCGTAATCGGACAATATGTGAAAGAAGATGCAGAGCCTATTGCTACCATTGCTGAATTGAATAAAGTATGGATTGCCGGACAAATCAAAGAAAAAGATTTAGGCTTTATCAATAAATTAAACGAAGTTAACATCAAACTTGAAGCCTTTCCCGATAAAGTAATAACGGGAAAAATTTATCATGTCAATGAAATGGTAGATGAAGAAACTCGAAGTGTGGAAGTACTTATTGAATGTATTAATTCCGATAAAACACTAAAACCGGGCATGTACGTGAATGTTCATTTCTTAAACGAGCCGGAACAAGCAGTTACAGTTCCTACCCAAGCTATTTACCAGATGAATGACGAACAGTTTGTTTTAGTACAGGTTGATAAAAATAAGTTTGTCAGAAGAAAAGTGGAAACCAAAGATATCTCTAAAGATAAAACAGAAATAAAAAGTGGAGTAAAAGCAGGTGAAAAAATTGTGACCGAAGGAGGAATTTATTTACTGGAAGTTCAATAA
- a CDS encoding YybH family protein: MTHINIPNSPDQMNQCFADAYNSGDVNRINALFEKEAKIVKYNGDIISGFEKMNEEHLNLLKLGGKMTSVNKYCIEAEDIAMLRADWKIETKNEKSEDITITGSSVELIRRQKDGTWLYIVDNPFGAN; this comes from the coding sequence ATGACTCATATAAATATTCCTAACAGCCCTGATCAAATGAATCAATGCTTTGCTGATGCCTATAATTCAGGAGATGTAAACCGGATAAATGCATTATTTGAAAAAGAAGCAAAAATTGTGAAATATAATGGTGACATCATTTCAGGATTTGAAAAAATGAATGAAGAACATTTAAACCTTTTAAAATTGGGAGGTAAAATGACTTCTGTTAATAAATATTGCATTGAAGCAGAAGATATAGCTATGCTAAGAGCCGATTGGAAAATTGAAACGAAGAATGAAAAATCTGAAGATATAACCATTACGGGATCAAGCGTTGAATTGATAAGGAGACAGAAAGACGGAACCTGGCTGTATATCGTTGATAATCCTTTCGGCGCAAATTAA
- a CDS encoding MgtC/SapB family protein: MLQISEFAMRLALAFVLGMAIGIERQWKQKSAGLRTNTLVAVGSAAFILISMSVSGSHGDPSRVAAQIVSGIGFLGAGVIMKDGLSVRGLNTAATIWCSAAVGSLAGIGLYAQASLTALTVIIIHISLRPLGNKMNKISFTPKDHTATTEYQITIHCKNNIENHIRVLLIQQLGNNEKLLLRSLSSKDDADGENTLITAEITANGIQDYLMEQMVSRLTIEQEVIKVSWEFIGQQSEL; this comes from the coding sequence ATGTTACAAATATCTGAATTTGCCATGCGTTTGGCACTGGCTTTCGTATTAGGTATGGCCATTGGAATTGAAAGGCAGTGGAAACAAAAAAGTGCAGGCCTGCGTACCAATACATTAGTTGCAGTAGGGTCTGCTGCATTTATACTCATATCCATGTCCGTTAGTGGCAGCCATGGAGATCCCAGCCGGGTAGCCGCACAAATTGTAAGCGGAATCGGCTTTTTAGGTGCGGGAGTGATTATGAAAGACGGACTGAGCGTTCGGGGATTAAACACAGCCGCCACAATTTGGTGCTCTGCTGCGGTAGGATCTTTAGCAGGTATCGGATTATATGCTCAGGCATCATTAACTGCGCTCACTGTTATTATTATCCACATCTCTTTGCGTCCGTTGGGAAATAAAATGAATAAAATTTCATTCACTCCCAAAGATCATACCGCTACCACAGAATATCAAATAACCATTCATTGTAAAAATAACATTGAAAACCATATCCGCGTATTACTTATTCAACAATTAGGAAATAACGAAAAATTATTACTCCGCTCTCTCTCCAGTAAAGATGATGCAGACGGAGAAAACACACTTATTACCGCAGAAATTACAGCTAATGGCATTCAGGACTACCTGATGGAACAAATGGTAAGCCGCCTTACCATAGAACAGGAAGTGATAAAAGTAAGCTGGGAATTTATCGGTCAGCAATCTGAATTATAA
- a CDS encoding YbaN family protein, protein MKFFWLTLGSVSLVLGIIGAFLPILPTTPFLLLTTYCYARGSKKFHTWFTSSAIYKKYLEDYVQDKTMTLKQKLILLTTVTSVSLTFIILFDNLLMRCSLSLVILGHILYFGFYVKTKKK, encoded by the coding sequence ATGAAATTTTTTTGGCTTACTTTAGGTTCGGTTTCATTAGTTTTGGGCATTATTGGAGCATTTCTTCCGATACTTCCTACCACTCCTTTTTTACTTTTAACTACCTACTGCTATGCAAGAGGTTCTAAAAAATTTCATACATGGTTTACCTCTTCAGCTATCTACAAAAAGTATCTGGAAGATTACGTTCAGGATAAAACCATGACTTTGAAACAAAAGCTGATACTTCTCACAACTGTAACTTCTGTTTCTCTAACTTTTATTATTTTGTTTGATAATTTATTAATGAGATGCTCATTAAGCCTCGTAATACTGGGACATATTTTGTATTTTGGATTTTACGTAAAAACAAAGAAGAAATAA
- the metH gene encoding methionine synthase, whose protein sequence is MQNTLKLSGLEVFSVFPDSNFINIGERTNVTGSRKFLNLIKNEKYDEALSVARDQVEGGAQIIDICMDEGLIDGVKAMTTFLRLIASEPDIARVPLVVDSSNWEVIEAGLKNLQGKGIVNSISLKEGEEEFIQKAKIIKRYGAAMIVMAFDEEGQADNLEKRKVISKRSYDILVNKLGVNPSDIIFDLNIFPVGTGMQEHRRNALDFFEGTHWVKENLPGCFVSGGVSNVSFSFRGNNKVREAINAAFLYHAIKHGMDMGIVNPTQLEIYEEIEPELLKKIEDVLFDRSEEATENLIEYAETITQDKEAKEQKIEEWRTYPIEKRLEYALIKGNADHIEQDVEEARQLASKPLDVIEGPLMDGMNTVGELFGAGKMFLPQVVKTARVMKKAVAYLQPFIEEEKNGETQSNGRILMATVKGDVHDIGKNIVGVVLACNNYEIIDLGVMVPKEKIIDTAIKENVDLIGLSGLITPSLDEMISVVEELEKRQLSYPVMIGGATTSKIHTALKIAPKYSHTTIHVLDASKSVTVASSLLSSQSEEFKKKIHEEYIHLREGYLNRSVEKEYLTLQQARNNKFQLDWSEFSPYTPKQIGVQVFDSIPLDELKEYIDWQPFFRAWELAGKFPNILTDKIVGEEASNLYKDALEMLEKVVSENLLQPKAVIGVFHANSNEQDDIEIYDKNNHKINTFRTLRQQNKKSEGIPNLALSDFILPKNEENTHDYIGCFAVSIFGAEQLAKYYEADNDDYSAIMIKAIADRLAEALAEYMHAKIRREIWGYAYDETLDNESLIKEKYQGIRPAPGYPACPDHLEKIAIWELLDVNTAIGVQLTESLAMYPASSVSGYYFANPKSKYFGLGKITLEQVEDYAKRKEIKLEDAKYWLQPNLA, encoded by the coding sequence ATGCAGAATACATTAAAATTATCCGGATTAGAAGTTTTCTCTGTTTTTCCTGACAGTAACTTTATCAATATAGGTGAAAGAACCAACGTGACCGGTTCCCGTAAGTTTTTAAATCTAATTAAAAATGAAAAATACGACGAAGCTCTTTCAGTAGCTAGAGATCAGGTAGAAGGAGGTGCTCAAATCATTGACATATGCATGGATGAAGGTTTGATTGACGGAGTAAAAGCCATGACTACCTTTTTACGGCTTATTGCTTCTGAACCGGATATTGCAAGGGTTCCACTTGTGGTTGATTCTTCCAACTGGGAGGTCATTGAAGCTGGACTAAAAAACCTTCAGGGAAAAGGAATCGTAAACTCCATCAGTCTTAAAGAAGGAGAAGAAGAATTTATACAAAAAGCTAAAATCATAAAAAGATACGGAGCTGCAATGATTGTAATGGCTTTTGATGAAGAAGGGCAGGCTGATAATCTTGAAAAAAGGAAAGTTATATCTAAACGCTCGTATGATATACTAGTAAATAAATTAGGAGTCAACCCTTCCGATATTATATTTGACCTTAACATTTTTCCTGTAGGTACCGGTATGCAGGAACACCGTAGAAATGCTCTTGATTTTTTCGAAGGCACCCATTGGGTTAAGGAAAATCTTCCCGGATGCTTTGTTTCAGGAGGTGTCAGTAATGTTTCATTCTCTTTCAGAGGTAACAATAAAGTTAGGGAAGCCATTAATGCTGCCTTTCTTTACCATGCTATAAAACATGGAATGGACATGGGTATCGTAAACCCAACTCAGCTGGAAATATATGAAGAAATAGAACCTGAACTGCTTAAAAAAATTGAGGATGTTCTTTTTGACCGTAGTGAAGAGGCTACTGAAAACCTAATAGAATATGCCGAAACCATTACGCAGGACAAAGAAGCAAAAGAACAGAAAATAGAGGAATGGAGAACTTATCCTATAGAAAAACGACTGGAATATGCCTTAATTAAAGGAAATGCTGATCATATTGAACAAGATGTGGAAGAAGCTCGTCAATTGGCCAGTAAACCGCTGGATGTAATTGAAGGCCCTCTGATGGATGGAATGAACACCGTAGGAGAACTTTTTGGAGCAGGTAAAATGTTTTTACCTCAGGTAGTCAAAACTGCAAGGGTTATGAAAAAGGCAGTTGCATATCTACAACCATTTATAGAAGAGGAAAAAAACGGGGAAACCCAATCGAATGGAAGAATTTTGATGGCTACGGTAAAAGGCGACGTACACGACATTGGTAAAAATATTGTGGGTGTTGTTCTTGCTTGCAATAACTACGAAATTATCGATCTCGGGGTTATGGTTCCCAAAGAAAAAATCATTGATACCGCTATTAAAGAAAATGTGGATCTGATTGGACTCAGCGGTCTTATTACTCCTTCTCTTGATGAAATGATCAGTGTAGTTGAAGAGCTTGAAAAACGGCAACTATCCTATCCGGTCATGATTGGGGGAGCTACAACTTCAAAAATTCATACAGCCTTAAAAATTGCACCTAAATACAGTCATACAACTATTCACGTTTTAGACGCTTCCAAATCAGTTACAGTAGCCTCTTCCCTTTTATCCTCCCAAAGTGAAGAATTTAAAAAGAAAATACACGAAGAGTATATTCATCTAAGAGAAGGATATTTAAACCGAAGCGTGGAAAAAGAATACTTAACTCTTCAACAGGCACGAAATAATAAATTTCAATTAGACTGGTCTGAATTTTCTCCCTATACACCTAAGCAAATCGGAGTACAGGTTTTTGATTCTATACCTCTGGACGAGTTAAAAGAATATATTGACTGGCAACCTTTTTTTAGAGCTTGGGAATTAGCTGGAAAATTCCCTAATATATTGACTGACAAAATTGTGGGTGAAGAAGCCAGCAATTTATATAAAGATGCCTTAGAAATGCTTGAAAAAGTAGTCAGTGAAAATCTTTTGCAACCTAAAGCAGTAATAGGTGTTTTTCATGCCAATTCCAATGAACAGGACGATATAGAAATTTACGATAAAAATAATCATAAGATAAACACATTCCGCACTTTACGCCAACAAAACAAAAAATCAGAAGGAATTCCTAATCTTGCGTTATCTGATTTTATACTTCCTAAAAATGAAGAAAACACTCATGATTATATAGGATGTTTTGCCGTTTCTATTTTCGGTGCAGAACAATTAGCCAAATATTATGAGGCTGATAACGACGACTATTCTGCCATTATGATAAAAGCAATTGCCGATCGTCTGGCTGAAGCTTTGGCTGAGTACATGCATGCAAAAATTCGTAGAGAAATATGGGGGTATGCTTATGACGAAACTCTGGACAATGAATCGCTCATTAAAGAAAAATATCAAGGGATTCGTCCTGCCCCGGGCTATCCTGCCTGCCCGGATCATCTTGAAAAAATTGCTATTTGGGAATTACTGGATGTGAATACAGCCATAGGTGTACAACTCACTGAAAGCCTGGCCATGTATCCAGCCTCATCAGTATCTGGTTACTACTTTGCCAACCCTAAATCCAAATATTTCGGACTGGGTAAAATTACCCTTGAACAGGTTGAAGATTATGCTAAGCGAAAAGAAATAAAATTGGAGGATGCCAAATATTGGCTACAGCCTAATTTAGCCTGA